The Biomphalaria glabrata chromosome 1, xgBioGlab47.1, whole genome shotgun sequence sequence ACTTTTTTACAATGAGTAACAGTGCTATAAACTTTTGACAGACTATTTTTAGTGCATACATTTTTTGTATCTACACCGCCACTGCCTTTGTTTACATAGTTACATGAAAAGTAATGAAgttaaaattttagtttatccCTTTTATTTTGCTCGGTTCATTTTCAAAGCTTTATCAATCGTATTTAAACCTAGGATTGGAATAATAAGAGTATGCatgttgatatttttttctaagagtTATTATGACGTAGATCTAATGCTTGTCTTGCTTATTCAGAATATGTTTCATCATAGTGTGTAATCAAGTATAGGCCTAATCgaagggccgcaaccacacatTGACATTTTAGAACATATATATTGATGAGAAAAAGAGGTAGGTAAATTTTTAGATTCTTTACGTTTGGTAAGTTATGAtagttaaaacaataataataataatgaatttattCATCTTAAGCCCTATAAAATAATCTTAatataaagattattttatagGGCTTTAGATGAATAAATTCATTATACTTATAATTTTAACTATTAGAACTTAAATCAAACGTGAAGAATCCAAAACTCCACAGGCCAGGCCTTAATGTAAATAAAGCAtagaatctataatatatagtaGTTAAGTGAAGCGCGAAGTGGGTCTAATGCCTAAGGTAGGGCAAACCATAGCAGTTTCATTGTTacaattactttattttataagatattaaGAAATGATAGTGATGCAAAGTTTTAgagttatttttgtttctgtggtccattTTCTGACCTTATCACGTTGCCAACAAAATGACTTAAGCACATTTCCCGCATCATACCTTTAAAGATCCATTTTTTACGCTATTTTTTTGTATGACTATCGATGGAATAGTTTATTATTTACTGATGTTGCACTGAACGTTATGAGAAAAACGCAACTTGTTCATGCTAcgatattattaaaaaaatgtttacttgcTAACTTAATTGCTATCTATTCTCATTTCTTTCTAttctcatttctttctttgtattctcatttctttctttctttgataAAGCTTACTTAACGAAATCTTAGGCCTACATCAAATATTCCTGActtgaatttttgtttaaattgacaGAATAGAAAATGCCAATACTATAAAACTTTTGTAGAATGAATTGaatagtatttaaaaacaaaatttgcattttttatactttaaattaCAGCAAGAAAAAAACTagaagaaacataaaaaaaaattcaaaagaaaTCAGTATGTCTAAATCAAAGACAAAGGTGAGTTAGCAACTTGTTAGTGCTTTCATAAGTTAGTTTATTACTAACATAACTATATGATCTCCTTCAGTCGCAAAGCGATTATGGATTATCTCTGTAATAAGAGGAATGCATTAAATTTGGTGGGATGATGTTGCCAACACAGCAATCCCCCCCTCTCCATGCAAAGGAGaggcaagtgccgatacagtttgggataaagaggcgtcgcaggctctgccagggtgtagctcTATGTGCTGCAATGGATAAGGGTAGCTGACTCTTGATTTTTCCTAAAGGTTGActtccgaagcctttcccatgtttaggtatagctgcaaggcagcagaggtttcaATTCAGAGTAGCCAGTCAAGGCTTATAATGACGAGTAATGAGCCCCTTAAAATTCTGCCCGAAGATTACTGGTTTAGGTGCCAGTTACACAACTATATATGAAGTAGGCCTACGcctttttagaccttgcgatcaatagGTCAGTTTATGTAAAGTCAGCTGTTTCTGTTGCTGATCCACCGTTAAcaatggtgtcatgtgaccaacacaaCAACCCTcttcttttacttttccccagtagtgtcagatacccattaaagttgggagAAATCAGAATCGCCATAAAAATTCGAAATTCCAAATTTCCAGACTTCATCGCGATTCGAAACCGAGACTTCTTGATTTCGAAtgactttaccactcagcaactgtctctttcagtggCCATCCGCTGCGAActgctttcctctatgccagtgatggCTCTTGGCTACCGCATCTGTGCTTTGCACATGCCATCCTGCCGTCgctgtttctttaaatttaaaagttaaataaaacgCGCATTATTTATTACTGATcctaatattaatatagatatattagaCGTATTCCTCCATGCTCCAGGAGACAAAACGTCTTCATCTGCATTAGTAATCTGGAGGTTATAGTCAGGTCCTCGCAGACATAAAAATTTTGCTTTACCTTCGCGACGCTATATCCTATTATTAGGTCAATTAGCTTATTAATTGCATACTGTAAACTATTAGATGATATGTTCCACTAAATTGTATGTCAActttacatctaaaaaaaattatctgtgattttttttaaaagcattcttttttttttctccttcttttAAATTAGCTGCATTCAAAGTTGAAAGAGGGTAAAGATGCGGAGGTGAGTTATCTCTCTTAAATATTCTCCATTGCGAAAATTATGTTTTTTCCCCCATAGTTACGCGTACCAacctacaaaacaaaacaaaactcaatTTAGATTCTAAACGTTTCCAGTACTTCTTTATAGTATTGTTCATTGCCAGTAAAAGATTACGAGTGGTAGATCCAAACAAAATGCAAAAAGGCAAAGCAAAACCTTCCAGAAGCCCGCAGGCATATAGTGAAGACACGCCATTGAGCGAAAGGAAACATAGCTTCTCAGATAAGAAAATCAGCCATGGATATCTCAATTTTCTGGCTACTAATCAAAATCTTAGTATAACTGTAAGTTGACCAATGCACAATACTACATTAGTGACTAGActgaatttaagtcactggttaacatgcatgactagacgtaataatcttttttgaagtaacgtctgtattatattaaataagatgatatagacctagatctaggcctaaatCTAGATCGAGTTTTGAGTATCACTAAGTAGATTCTAGACCTAGTTATATAAATAAGCAGGATAGTGTTAAATCtagtcttcccccccccctttttttttaccacaataCGAGACTCTAGTAGATTCTTTGTCTTAATTAACTGAGTCATATTTTGGTTAGAATATTTCCTATTCTGCACACACTCTAATTTGCTCAAAATGCTACACAGATCATCAGatgaaatattgtttaaaatatgatatatcatgggcgtagccaggatttttttcgggaggGGGGATGTTTCTCTCCCTCCGACATTTAAATATAggctacatatatatataaacatattcgGTAATCTTTATTGAATTCTGAACATTAATTCTTTCAGAAGTCGTTTATTGTatcctagaataggttcttcctggagttactGGAAAATTGTAGACACCCCACCCTTAGCAGCAaggggggtctgggggagcgctttGAGCCCCAATCaagagtgcataccacatgaccaggcagccatcctttctTTATATTCCTGACTTTTTTCTCagttttatattctaattaaaatacaaGTTGTAGATAATGTATAAAGGCTAGTTTTGTAATAGACACAAAAAACTCATGACAGCCTTGTTATAGACTTTGTATGTAGCatgatttctttaattttttttttcatttttttctaagtaaGTTCTAAGTTTTAACATTTATCTAGTGGTTATTTAATTGAATTTCaactaacatatttttttttacattaatccaaagacttttttttatttctgtttaggACAATGATCATTCTAAAAAGACGGAGTTTCCATTTCTTATTTTGACACAAGTCAAATGTGAGGAACTTATAAAGATGACAGTCAATGAAATTGAGAGGTACTTTTAGTATTATGCCACATGTGAACCTATATTAAGTATATATTTAATGAGTAGATCTAAGcttaaataagaaaaagaatCAGAAAGAAAAACATCAGAATATTACTTATATCATTCTAATTATACCTACTAATTATATGAAAAAGAgtaacaaaaatgtattatgctatactttatttttaaaaaagaaattaaaagaagcAAAAGAAGGAAACACtttttaacacacaaaaaaatatttcagtgaATTGGCAATTTTCTTTAAGCTTCAACCTGCAACAGACCTGAAAGATGCAGCcattttagattattatgttGGAGCTGCCTACTGGGCTAAAGAACAAGGATACAATGTGAAACAGTTTGCTGGTTTCTTTTCTATATGTTATCAACTGCTGCATAAAATTCAAGGTATGTTACTAatggggtgtggtggctgattgattaagagcttggcttctgaacctgagcTGGAATCTCAGTTAAGacagggattttaaatttcaaaaatttcaaggatttttagggcaccccagAGTCattatgacaccctgctcattaaccattggccaaagaaacagatgacctcaacatcttctgccctatcgatagcaagggaaagaaattgtacttgactgaagttgttgtataaactgaattagttccctttattgtcatctgaggcttagtgaacacaaacatgaaatagaaacaatagataactatacaatcttccatgttcccAGATTGtttgctagcagagtggttagtgcGTCGGCTTGAGAAGCCatagaaggctttagcccacaagtttgaattcaggtatctcctttttaaaaaaaacatttaaaaagcgataacCCAGATACTACGTTCTTTCTCCCCATACCGCTTAccaactggtccaaacaagtgataggataatagcatattgagaaagctaaaagcatgaaattgcactaaacaaaaacaattggtaaaaatatttttacttgcacagaattattattattagtctagatctattacaaatttaattacatgattgatccaaactaattgatacacttaatataagctttgtattgtgcttgttttagaattaaatatcCAACATCCATCCTTTTTTATATgaagaaaccttttttttttaaacaatacttAAAAGAATTGTATAGTATGAACTAACATTTCCATAAGGTTGCCATGATGAGGGTGGGAAAAGATAACATGCACCATTTGATCATCGTATCTACTCGTAGGGGCATCTTTTCAGTTAGTGTTtcacacattctcttttttaATCTACCTGTTTCTGTATTTCTTTCAGAAGAACATTGCTCCATGgtagatttatttaaaacatatcacCACAAGCTTGCTGGCATAGGCACAGAGGACAAACTTGGTGATTTAGATTTCTTTAATATAGAGCAAGCCAAACATATAACTGACTATTTACAGTCAAGGTATAATAAACAATCCAACctgtttcataaaaaaaacttctataTTATACAATAGTAATTGTACACTCATTTTATATTGTATTTAACATTAAgagataaaaattattttaagtattttttaaaatcatgtttttctttttcgcAGCATATTTCAGCATTTTAAATTGTACGATTTCTTGTTCACAAAACCACAGATGGAAGAAATTATGAGCTGCAATGTAAGGgtacaactttttatttatgtacTGACTTCTTTTTAAAACCAACAATGGAGCCCTTAGACATTTTGTTTCACATTTTTGTCAAAAGATACACTTTaggaaacatttctttttacagtagaacagacacaaaatagagcagtgcgattcataacaaacgaatattcacatttgactagagtaacacctttagtaaaatcactaaatttagaaagccttcaggacagaaggctcaaaagtaaagtagcaataatacataaaacactgaaccataatcttcaaatacaaaaacaaaatttaataaaatactctgaaagacacaaagataaaggcacattcctcgtcccatatgctaggacaaatttgtacaaatactccttcttccctagtgctattagagcatggaatgggttgcctgagctagccaggaaaaccagtgacttggcagaatttaagtcattggttaatatgcatgactaaatgcatgacgcgtaggacgtaatcatcttcttttttgaagtaacgtctgtattatataagatataagataagataagataatatacagtaataaaaaataaataaataaattaacaaaaaaaaaacaagataaaaaacaacaacaaacaaacttggATTGCCAATGTGaaggaattattattattatagcttttatatagcgctactttcatgcttatagcatgctcagagcactttggtccaatctcatttgtggaccagtggggggggggggggtatctaggagttggttttgcgtgctgcctttaggcgctcagtaaacgcaactctgcctgagtcgggtgttgaacctcgagcccccttctaggtagccaagacaagccgagttgaagcgcacttagcctctcgaccacgcttcccattgatataatttttttggcAATATAATATTATGTCTAAAGATATGTTTAGTCAGTTTTGTTACTTttgacttttatttatttttttttaattacttttgcCATCTCCTAATATTGGTACCACCCACATTTTGGTCACTTTCAGTTTCTGCTATCACTATAGTCAGTTTCTATTCATAATATGACACtaattgtttattatattttcttgttagaCACATTGGGCCATTGACATTCATTagtaagctatttttttttctgacagtTTGGGCAAAGTTTCTGCTAGCTCTCTTTGTCAATCCAATGTTAAttagatttgtatttttttctttcatttctcctTTTAAGCCATACTCATAGTCCTAGCACCAGCatgatgttttttttcagtttatatgcattttaaaaaatttctgatcaattaattattttgcattCTAAATGTATGCTTACTATGTATGCTTTATCACAATTTTCGTTAACTTTTTTGATTTGAGATAGTAATTTTGTCAGTCTTTggatatatttaaatagatagCTGTGGCTTACAATATTTACCACATGgtgaaaatgtatttaaatcaaTGGAAGTTACCACTAAACTAAATACATTTACTATTCACAAAAAGTCGACTATAATACTAGTCGACAGGTGGCGTAGCatgcgccgctattttgcatggccAGCCAtatgccactgcaacctatgccaccgcagtgggccccacactttcataagacctgcactaattctaggtgtaaattattaaattaaactattttatagcttataacagatttcccgcggccgcctgatttaccaggagctcctggaaatctactaaattgcaaaatatacgaaaaagtcatggaaattattaaaaatcttttgaaaactcatacaaatctcctgaaatatatagacaaaaattgtcattttggggtgtcattcaatatgaaaaacgcaATCCTAAGCgtgataaataaaaacagcatgATGCATTACACGTTATTGTGTAATCtgttgaaagaagcttctcgcacctcaaactatTGAAgatttacttgaggtcaacaattctcatagatagattgaaacatttggtaattcttgctattgagcgtgatctatgtaggaaatagattttttatgatatactatatgacttcgctacacgcaaggctcgtaaagtagtt is a genomic window containing:
- the LOC106073458 gene encoding ciliary-associated calcium-binding coiled-coil protein 1-like isoform X2, whose protein sequence is MSKSKTKLHSKLKEGKDAEDNDHSKKTEFPFLILTQVKCEELIKMTVNEIESELAIFFKLQPATDLKDAAILDYYVGAAYWAKEQGYNVKQFAGFFSICYQLLHKIQEEHCSMVDLFKTYHHKLAGIGTEDKLGDLDFFNIEQAKHITDYLQSSIFQHFKLYDFLFTKPQMEEIMSCNLTLEVPLPAKTPYPPPLDEALSESVYKDYLVLPLSSSSDKVEDSVTSSSLLFDVSLPEDVEDLFAKLTLEDVKTIIQEVTTEVIQNLQTSLDNKIKAQEANVLAKINKIKVIPLEEPAAPSNV
- the LOC106073458 gene encoding ciliary-associated calcium-binding coiled-coil protein 1-like isoform X1, translated to MQKGKAKPSRSPQAYSEDTPLSERKHSFSDKKISHGYLNFLATNQNLSITDNDHSKKTEFPFLILTQVKCEELIKMTVNEIESELAIFFKLQPATDLKDAAILDYYVGAAYWAKEQGYNVKQFAGFFSICYQLLHKIQEEHCSMVDLFKTYHHKLAGIGTEDKLGDLDFFNIEQAKHITDYLQSSIFQHFKLYDFLFTKPQMEEIMSCNLTLEVPLPAKTPYPPPLDEALSESVYKDYLVLPLSSSSDKVEDSVTSSSLLFDVSLPEDVEDLFAKLTLEDVKTIIQEVTTEVIQNLQTSLDNKIKAQEANVLAKINKIKVIPLEEPAAPSNV